CAATCCGGCTCTTAGTACAGTAGCCAGTACAGGCTGTTCTGCCAAAACATTCGCATGAGCATGCCCAAGTGGGGTTGTTACTTCAATGGTATTATAAGAGAGTGTTTTGCTTATTTCGTAAGCAAAAACCTCACCCATTCGTTCAATATTCCTTCTGAAACGCATACTATCACCCTGTATTGTCACATCGCGTAATTCGGCCATATACTGGTTCATCACCGAATTCGTTTGACTCATTATTGTTACCTGCATAATTGTTTCTGTTTATTTCTCATAAATATAGTACTTTAGGAGTAAAGGGGAAGAGCGTGCTATCAGCTAACAGCATATTTAACAACATCTTCATATAACTCCCGCCAGCCGAACCAAACTTTATCGTTACTCAATGTTTCATTGTGCCATAAACTCATGAACACACCATTTACAGCACGCACTTCATCCACCAGAGGTTTAATGTAGTCCATCGCCTCCTCGGGATCAACTTTCATATAATATTTTAAAGTGGCATCCATCACAGCGAACGGATGAACTTTGAGCCGTGTTTCAACCTCCTGATCGAGGTCATAAAAATTGAAAGGAGTACAGGTACCGGCCCTGAAACCAACCTGGTTGGCATAACCCATAGAATAATCATCAGTTATATCGAGGTCAATCAGACTGCGATAGGTATCGGGAAAACGTAATTTCAGAAAATGTTGACGGCTTTTTGTGATCTCACGGTTAAGTATTGAAGACAACCGTTTAAGCTCCTTTTGCAACTGAGCCTTTTTTGCATTCGACGCATACGATGGGTGTATTCCAACATCTGCCTGGTCGGCCAGGTTTTTTATTAGGGACCTGAACCTGTTATTTTCAGGGGAAATATTTTTGTCGTTGACATCATAATCGCCCAGCAAAACAAAATAGACCGGACGGAGCTTATACTTCCTTTGAATATCGAATAACAGATCATAGGTATCATAAGGATCTTTTTGCGCGCCCATCAACACTTTTGTGCGCTCCGTCACTTGCTGAAGGTTGAATTGTGTAAATGATTTGGCATAACCACCCAGTGTGCGCATCACTCCCTTTTCCTTATACGCATAAGCATTATCTATATCAATTGTTGAGATGTACTTATACTTACGCTCCGGAAATTTTAAAGCAGGGTATCTCTTTGCTATA
This DNA window, taken from Bacteroidota bacterium, encodes the following:
- a CDS encoding polysaccharide deacetylase family protein, which encodes MLLIYIPKITNRCRYIFHLVFKDMLGVDFELVSDIDRFRNYAQEKICYAQQPIGDEPFVQCHKLLFETGISEQNIQVFEWEHNAVFCGIGKHSALPFDPFAAIFYLVSRYEEYLPHIRDKYDRYNAFESLAYKHNFLHKPVVNIWAGWLRDLIAKRYPALKFPERKYKYISTIDIDNAYAYKEKGVMRTLGGYAKSFTQFNLQQVTERTKVLMGAQKDPYDTYDLLFDIQRKYKLRPVYFVLLGDYDVNDKNISPENNRFRSLIKNLADQADVGIHPSYASNAKKAQLQKELKRLSSILNREITKSRQHFLKLRFPDTYRSLIDLDITDDYSMGYANQVGFRAGTCTPFNFYDLDQEVETRLKVHPFAVMDATLKYYMKVDPEEAMDYIKPLVDEVRAVNGVFMSLWHNETLSNDKVWFGWRELYEDVVKYAVS